The following are encoded together in the Kingella negevensis genome:
- a CDS encoding lysozyme, which yields MLKKSAAEVVAETVNADLHVDDVGFDLIARLEGKRNHAYLDSVKIPTIGIGFTRYTLGERAGQAVKMGDFLSDDEIRSEFANQVLTYENGVKNAVKVVLTQSQLNACVSLCYNIGVGAFAKSSICRLLNQQKYQAACKAFALYNKAGGRVIQGLANRRAMEMKEFFRNG from the coding sequence ATGCTGAAAAAATCAGCGGCTGAAGTGGTTGCTGAAACAGTGAATGCTGATTTACATGTTGATGATGTAGGCTTTGATTTGATTGCACGGCTGGAAGGTAAACGTAATCACGCTTATTTGGATAGCGTGAAAATTCCCACAATCGGCATTGGTTTCACACGCTATACTTTGGGTGAACGTGCTGGGCAAGCGGTGAAAATGGGGGATTTTTTGAGTGATGATGAAATCCGTTCGGAATTTGCTAATCAAGTTTTGACGTATGAAAACGGTGTCAAAAACGCCGTGAAAGTAGTACTAACACAATCGCAATTAAACGCGTGTGTGAGTTTGTGCTACAACATTGGTGTTGGCGCGTTTGCGAAGTCAAGCATTTGCCGCTTGCTCAATCAGCAAAAATATCAGGCAGCATGCAAGGCGTTTGCGTTGTATAACAAGGCTGGTGGGCGTGTAATTCAAGGATTGGCTAATCGCCGCGCAATGGAAATGAAGGAATTTTTTAGAAATGGGTGA
- a CDS encoding KilA-N domain-containing protein produces MKITNQSNWLRNQQTQELIAEIESEGKTAVTTSQGGKNRGTFVCKELVIHYAMWISPEFSHTTKRSLKMPQKHFQATFNHPFLKNSFISIARRLANP; encoded by the coding sequence ATGAAAATCACAAACCAGTCAAACTGGCTGCGTAACCAACAAACCCAAGAACTGATTGCCGAAATTGAAAGCGAAGGCAAAACTGCAGTCACCACTTCACAAGGTGGCAAAAATCGCGGCACATTCGTTTGCAAAGAGTTGGTTATTCATTATGCGATGTGGATTTCGCCTGAATTTTCTCACACAACAAAACGTAGCCTGAAAATGCCACAAAAACATTTTCAGGCTACGTTTAATCACCCATTTCTAAAAAATTCCTTCATTTCCATTGCGCGGCGATTAGCCAATCCTTGA